The DNA window GGGTATAAAACATACCAAGAAACTCCCCCTTAAAATTTTTAAAGTAGAAAATGAATAAAAAGAAAGGGTAAGGTTAACTATTGTTGCAACAAGACATTATGGGTATAGTGGGGCTCACATAattcgatttttaaaacatttataTATAGGACCACAACTTTGTATCCCTTCTTTCAAGAAATCATTCAAAGAGAAGATAGAAACCATGGAAGCAACTCATCCTCTTTCAATTGAAAGTTTTTCATATAGTTGCTTAGTGAACCTCAAACCATCACTAGATCAAAGGCTTGATAGTTTTTCTTCCTTTAGAATTTCTATTGATGCTTCTGATGAATTATCTTCTTCTTTCATTGAAATGGATCCAAGAATGCCATCTTCTAGAAGATTCTTCATAAACTCACAAGATTTCAAATTTGATTTCCCAACTTCACAACAATCTTCTCTCACTACTCTTGTTGATGCGGATCAATTATTTTCCAATGGTTATTTAATGCCACTTTTTGatgaatcattgaaaaatatTGAACCATATGAATATGATACATCAAATTCAACCttaccttcttcttcttccatatcACATGTACCAAAAAAAGTGGTTCCTATAGAAAATTCAAGAAGCCCTTCATTGAAAAGGTGTAGAACATTATCAAAGAGAATGATTCAAAAATACTTGAATTTCTTAAAACCATTGTGTAGAAAATTGAGGAGTCAAAAATCAGGATCATCAAAGCATGAAAATGGTATGAAAAGAACTCAATCAGTGAAGAATGTTAGAGGAAGTTACTGTGAATCATCTCCAAGAATTAGTGTTGCTTATTCCACTGACGATTGGCGCATGTCTTGTGATTCAGATAGTTCAATCTATGACGCTGTTCTTCATTGCAAACGATCTTTTGgtatgttcaaaaaaaaaaaactcaaatttcaTGTTTATGTTAATTGAGTTATATACCTATTTTTGTGACTAATAGTATTTTTCACTATTATTTTCAGAAAGAATGAGTTAAGGATGCTGAAGTGCAAATCAGTATGTTGAAAAGGATTGCAACATGAGTTAGAACCATTGAACAGAATTGGATGTAGATTTTTTAGCAGATATTGTGTAATTAAGGTCTGATGTAAAAAAACTGTTCTAAACTGTTCTTTTAAGATTTTGACAGCATGTGTACACCACACATATCTTTCTTGTTCATTGATAGaacttaaatatttaatatttcctaGTCACTTAAATTCCTGAAATCTTTTGCTGGGTCATGTATGAATGTCACAAAACTGACCTTATTTACCAATAGTTAGTTGGTTTAATGGTGATTAGCACTGGATTTAGTAGGGAGAACTACGGTTTGACCTTCCACAGTGCGAtctcccgcaactgcgatcggaagAAAGATGAAACCATTTATTGCTAAAACTAACCCCCAAACCAAACTAAACTGATGgtgaaaaccaaaaaaaaaaaactgacgtCGTTTGTGCTTTCCATCAAATCAAACTATGTCTTGGTATTAATTGTTGAAGAGTTTAAAGAGCATAAAGTGTAGCAATGGGAGTACATTTATAATTCATTAGATTTTGACTTTACATCTCCACTCAAAGTGTTTTTATATTAGATATATAAATTACATTTTATATATATGCTCAacattttttctttcaaatttatatatatatatatatatatatatatatatatatatatatatatatatatatatatataaatatatatatataaataatagacTAGCTCTAGTCACATCTCACACAAAGATGCTATGAGAGGGTGTGGGGCGTATGAGTGTGGCTCTACGTGGGGATTGTCTATCCCAATCAAACTTACTTAGCACCACGTAATTTATGGACATGTCAGACCATGTATGAAAGAAAGTAATGTATACCACCATGATTATTCAGAATACCTACTATTTGAATTAAGTGGGAGAAGTCTTTTTATCCCTGGGATCTAGTTGAGCAAGTAAGGAGTATAATTGACTTTAAGCAATTACTTGGCCCAGGAgatcaaatatatataaaattaaaatctagTAGTTAGAAAAATTCGTTCTCTTTTTACAAATTCAGCACTCAAAGTCGGGTTGTTATATCCTACGCACGCAGGATTCACATCATTGTATTTATCACAAATATAATTGATGTCCACCATGGAACATCGGTAAAAATGACCTAGATCACCCTCTAGCTTAACATCTAGTTTCTTTATGACCCTTTTACCATGGTAAGACGAGGCACTGCCATCAGTAGTAGAAGCAAATACGACAGTGAATCCAAATTGAAGATGTAGGCCTATATGGAAGAGATGTATTATTCTAATGAAATTATGCAATGTAACATCTTGCAGTTTAACCAATGACAACATAAAGACAATCTCCTAAAGAGCTACTAGATTCTAGATCCCAGGCCTTTTTCTCATGAAATTTGGGGCGCCCGATCCCAAATAACTTCAAATTTCTTTCCCTAATAGCTTTCAATGGACCTTAGGAACACATCTCCCCCATCAACACTTTGATGGAAGCAATTTCCGCTATGGGATATCTAAATGAAAGTACTAGTCGAGTACTTTCAAAGAAGAGGCTTTGAGGTGGTACATGAACCTTTGCCAACTTTGTATGCCTAGTTATCAAGATCTTTCAAGTGAACTAATCCGCCCATTTTTGGCGAGCATGGATCAAAAGGTCTCGACAACCAAACTATTTAATTTTTGTCAAGGGCATTCTGAGTCTCTGAGGGAATATCTCAGTTGATTTATCATAAAGGTGTCACATCCAATTATAACATTTTCATGTGAGCACTTCAAAAGGGGTTAAAAAGTGGGACACTTCAACAAGTCTCTCTCGCCTAAAATCCAGTCACTTCCATGGCTGAAATTATGCCACGAGTTGGGTGTTTTATGCAAGTGCAAGAAAGCAATGTTGAAAGGAAAGCTAGATATGTAAGAGAGCATAGTGTTGGTGGTTCTGGTTCCACACAAGAACAGCGCTAGAGTCACTATACCTCGCTCGTTCGAGACATGGCAGCTTTCAATTATAGTGGGAGGTATGCAGACAACTGCACGCCCTTCAAGAACCATCGGAAGAAAATCTGGTGTGAAATGCTCCATACGCACAACTTTCTGCCTCCTCCGACTCTAATGTGGGAGGCAATGGGAAGTGAGCCA is part of the Vicia villosa cultivar HV-30 ecotype Madison, WI linkage group LG2, Vvil1.0, whole genome shotgun sequence genome and encodes:
- the LOC131647477 gene encoding probable membrane-associated kinase regulator 6, with protein sequence MEATHPLSIESFSYSCLVNLKPSLDQRLDSFSSFRISIDASDELSSSFIEMDPRMPSSRRFFINSQDFKFDFPTSQQSSLTTLVDADQLFSNGYLMPLFDESLKNIEPYEYDTSNSTLPSSSSISHVPKKVVPIENSRSPSLKRCRTLSKRMIQKYLNFLKPLCRKLRSQKSGSSKHENGMKRTQSVKNVRGSYCESSPRISVAYSTDDWRMSCDSDSSIYDAVLHCKRSFERMS